GTTTAGTAAGCGGTTCAATTTGGGATGAGTACAGTAACATTGTTGTTGATAGAATGAATAATCCTCAACATCAAGGGCATATTACTGAAGAGGAAGCTGAAGCTATGAATGCAACATTAATTGTTGCAGACTTTGGAGCTGAAAGTTGTGGTGATGCTGTTCGTCTATACTGGGCGGTTGAAAACGGTACTGACAAAATTGTAGCAAGTAAATTCAAAAGTTTTGGATGTGGTACTGCCATTGCAAGTTCTGACATTATGACAGAATTGTGTATGGGAAAAACTGTTGATGAAGCAGTAAAGATCACAAATATTGATGTTGAAAAAGCGATGCGTGATACTCCTGATGTTCCTGCAGTTCCACCGCAAAAGATGCACTGTTCGGTTATGGCATACGATGTTATCAAAAAAGCGGCAGCTACATATAAAGGTGTAGATGCAGAGAGTTTTGAAGAGGAATTTATTATTTGTGAATGTGCTCGTGTATCTCAGGACACACTTGTAGACGTTATCAAGATAAATGACCTTAAAACTATTGAGGAGATCATTGATTTTACAAAAGCGGGCGGTTTTTGTAAGTCATGTATAAAAGCTGGCGGACATGAAGCAAAAGATATATATTTAGAAGACTTACTGAAAGAAACACGTGAAGAGATGGAACGTGAACGTCTTACAACAATGGCAAATGCTCCAAAAGAGGATAAAGCAGATTTTGCATCTATGAGTATGGTACAAAAAACTCGTGCAATCGATGCAGTGGTTGAAGAGTATGTTCGTCCAATGCTTATCATGGACGGTGGAGATATGGAACTTGTAGATATTAAAGAGGAAAATGGAAACTTTGATGTGTACATTAAATATCTTGGAGCTTGTTCAACTTGTTCAACGGGAAGTACGGGTACATTATATGCTATCGAGAGTACGTTAAAACAAAACCTTGATGATAGAATCAGAGTAATTACACTCTAAGGGAGATTAGATGAGTTATATTCCATATGTAGTAGAACAATCAGGACGAGGC
This Sulfurimonas sp. C5 DNA region includes the following protein-coding sequences:
- a CDS encoding iron-sulfur cluster assembly scaffold protein — its product is MAKASLVSGSIWDEYSNIVVDRMNNPQHQGHITEEEAEAMNATLIVADFGAESCGDAVRLYWAVENGTDKIVASKFKSFGCGTAIASSDIMTELCMGKTVDEAVKITNIDVEKAMRDTPDVPAVPPQKMHCSVMAYDVIKKAAATYKGVDAESFEEEFIICECARVSQDTLVDVIKINDLKTIEEIIDFTKAGGFCKSCIKAGGHEAKDIYLEDLLKETREEMERERLTTMANAPKEDKADFASMSMVQKTRAIDAVVEEYVRPMLIMDGGDMELVDIKEENGNFDVYIKYLGACSTCSTGSTGTLYAIESTLKQNLDDRIRVITL